The following are encoded in a window of Acidobacteriota bacterium genomic DNA:
- a CDS encoding acetate kinase, with amino-acid sequence MKILVVNVGSTSLKFRLFQMEDESVVAVGKVERVGSPSSPLSYQLGDGPAQERDIRAPDHRAAIEQVLDILTDPASEVLASLEELDAIGFKPVHAKGIADSVVVTDEVIQAMEDYIFLAPAHNPPYIEAFRIFQQLLPEKTLVGVFEAAFHKTIPDYARTYGIPYEWAEKHAIQRYGFHGASHRYISWRAPEMAGRSGRDLKIISCHMGGSASICAIRDGRSIETSMGFSPQAGLSHATRNGDLDPFVPLYLMQEEGLSVDQVREGLSQRGGLKGISGLSGDVRDLEEAAAAGNPRAKLALEVLVHETRKYIGAYSAVLEGLDILAFTGGIGENGIRIRQSVCQGLEYLGIRIDPDRNQVRGRDTVISAEGSEVSVLVILANEELVIARETARLVAESGRG; translated from the coding sequence ATGAAGATTCTGGTCGTCAACGTCGGATCCACTTCCTTGAAGTTCCGGCTGTTCCAGATGGAAGACGAATCGGTGGTTGCGGTGGGCAAGGTGGAGCGCGTGGGCAGCCCCAGTTCGCCGCTGAGCTACCAGTTGGGCGACGGTCCCGCGCAGGAAAGGGATATCCGGGCTCCCGACCATCGGGCGGCCATCGAGCAGGTGCTCGATATCCTGACCGATCCGGCGTCGGAGGTTCTGGCGAGCCTGGAGGAGCTGGATGCCATTGGTTTCAAGCCGGTTCACGCCAAGGGCATTGCCGATTCGGTGGTGGTGACCGACGAGGTCATCCAGGCCATGGAGGACTACATCTTCCTGGCTCCGGCCCACAATCCTCCTTACATCGAGGCCTTCCGCATCTTCCAGCAGCTTCTGCCCGAAAAGACTCTGGTGGGGGTGTTCGAAGCCGCCTTTCACAAGACCATTCCCGATTACGCCAGAACCTATGGGATCCCCTATGAGTGGGCCGAGAAACACGCCATTCAGCGCTACGGGTTTCATGGAGCCTCTCATCGCTACATCTCCTGGCGCGCCCCCGAAATGGCCGGGCGCTCCGGCCGGGACCTGAAAATCATCTCCTGCCACATGGGCGGGAGCGCCAGCATCTGCGCCATCAGGGACGGTCGGTCCATTGAAACCAGCATGGGGTTTTCCCCCCAGGCGGGCCTGTCCCACGCCACACGCAACGGCGATCTGGATCCCTTTGTTCCGCTCTATCTCATGCAGGAGGAAGGCCTGAGCGTGGACCAGGTGCGGGAAGGCCTATCCCAGCGGGGAGGGCTCAAGGGAATCTCGGGTCTGAGCGGGGACGTGCGGGACCTGGAAGAAGCGGCAGCGGCAGGGAACCCCCGAGCCAAGCTGGCCCTGGAGGTGCTGGTACACGAAACCAGGAAGTATATCGGAGCCTATTCGGCGGTCCTGGAGGGCCTGGATATTCTGGCCTTTACCGGAGGAATCGGCGAAAACGGCATCCGGATCCGACAGTCCGTTTGCCAGGGTCTGGAGTATCTGGGCATTCGGATCGACCCCGACAGGAACCAGGTGCGTGGCAGGGACACGGTGATTTCCGCCGAGGGGTCCGAGGTTTCGGTCCTGGTCATCCTGGCCAATGAAGAGCTGGTGATCGCCCGCGAGACGGCGCGGCTGGTGGCCGAGTCGGGCCGGGGGTAG